In Vigna unguiculata cultivar IT97K-499-35 chromosome 3, ASM411807v1, whole genome shotgun sequence, a single genomic region encodes these proteins:
- the LOC114176053 gene encoding uncharacterized protein LOC114176053 codes for MEKKSREEKLNQVSKGNVWDCGSTLYDSFELNSLKRELNTAIANSPKNRRTLSMSHLPERCLSLQLHHPQPPIMSENKPFKISRTFHKLLRFVFKSSNKLRTSSTSCSRSTTPTSNTTFQVAEKYSNKDRFYVVYDKSEPVLSTIPELPEFELPEFEVAVLSPEIASFVRKSASERFMATAAIGISCA; via the coding sequence ATGGAGAAGAAATCAAGAGAAGAAAAGCTTAACCAGGTTTCGAAGGGAAACGTTTGGGATTGTGGCAGCACCCTATACGATTCCTTCGAGCTCAACTCCTTGAAACGGGAATTGAACACGGCAATAGCGAATTCCCCGAAAAACAGAAGAACCCTTTCCATGTCTCATTTACCCGAACGTTGTCTCTCACTTCAACTTCATCATCCTCAACCACCCATCATGTCCGAAAACAAGCCTTTCAAGATCTCTCGAACCTTCCACAAACTCCTTCGATTCGTCTTCAAGTCCAGCAACAAGTTAAGGACTTCTTCTACTTCTTGTTCTAGGTCTACCACCCCCACCAGTAACACTACTTTCCAAGTGGCAGAAAAATATTCCAACAAAGATCGTTTCTACGTTGTTTACGACAAATCGGAACCCGTTCTCTCCACGATTCCCGAACTTCCGGAATTTGAACTTCCGGAATTTGAGGTGGCTGTGCTTTCGCCGGAGATCGCTTCGTTTGTGAGAAAGTCGGCGTCGGAGAGGTTTATGGCCACCGCCGCTATCGGTATTTCGTGTGCTTGA
- the LOC114176468 gene encoding high mobility group B protein 6-like: MGDTVVPVATKRGRGRKALKEKIPSTNEVNIIAGKVSESPASPISASLKQDSKKQQSFEKELLEMQEMLQQMRLEKEKTEELLKVKDEALKQKDAELENRGREQEKLQVELKKLQKLKEFKPTMNLPVMKDNETKKDKKKKTGSEKKRPSPPYILWLKDQWNEIKKTNPEAEFKETSNMLGAKWKTVSAEEKKPYEEKYHAEKEAYLQVIAKEKRESEAMRLFEEEQKQRTAMELLEQYMQFKQEAEKDTKKKNKKEKDPLKPKHPMSAYFLFTNDRRAALIAENKNFLEVPKITAEEWKNMTEEQRRPYEEMAKKNKEKYALEMEAYKQKKNDEAAHLMKEEEEHMKLQKQEALQLLKKKEKTDNIIKKTKQNRQKKKQNKEDKNSDPNRPKRPPSSFILFGKEARKTLQDERPGINTSTLSALVSLKWKELSEEDRQFWNSQASDAMDAYKKEMEEYNKSLSAVANQELKTEE; the protein is encoded by the exons ATGGGTGACACAGTTGTTCCGGTAGCCACAAAGAGGGGGAGGGGCAGAAAGGCCCTGAAGGAGAAAATCCCATCAACAAACGAGGTCAACATTATCGCCGGAAAGGTTTCTGAGTCTCCGGCGAGTCCAATTTCAGCCTCGTTGAAACAAGATTCCAAGAAGCAGCAATCTTTCGAGAAAGAATTGCTCGAGATGCAGGAAATGTTGCAGCAGATGCGCCTCGAAAAGGAGAAGACCGAAGAGCTTCTGAAGGTTAAAGACGAGGCTCTGAAGCAGAAGGACGCAGAGCTCGAAAACCGTGGCCGTGAACAAGAGAAGCTTCAAGTTGAGCTGAAAAAACTGCAGAAATTGAAGGAGTTTAAACCAACTATG AATTTGCCTGTGATGAAAGATAATGAAACAAAGAAggacaagaagaagaaaacaggCTCTGAGAAGAAAAGGCCTTCCCCACCTTATATTTTGTGGCTGAAAGATCAATGGAATGAG ATAAAAAAGACGAACCCAGAGGCAGAATTTAAGGAAACTTCTAACATGTTGGGGGCTAAATGGAAGACTGTGAGTGCAGAGGAGAAGAAGCCTTATGAGGAGAAATATCATGCTGAGAAAGAAGCTTATCTGCAAGTGATTGCCAAAGAAAAGCGTGAGAGTGAGGCAATGAGGTTGTTTGAAGAGGAGCAGAAACAGAGGACTGCCATGGAATTGCTTGAACAGTACATGCAATTCAAACAAGAGGCAGAAAAAGACACCAAGAAGAAGAacaa GAAAGAGAAGGATCCTTTGAAACCAAAGCACCCCATGTCTGCTTATTTCTTGTTCACCAACGATAGGCGTGCAGCTCTTATTGCCGAAAACAAAAATTTCTTGGAG GTTCCTAAGATCACAGCCGAAGAGTGGAAAAACATGACAGAGGAACAAAGGAGACCCTATGAAGAG ATGGCAAAGAAGAACAAGGAGAAATATGCTTTGGAAATGGAGGCTTATAAGCAGAAGAAAAATGACGAGGCTGCACATCTCATGAAGGAGGAGGAGGAGCATATGAAACTTCAGAAACAAGAAGCCTTGCAACTGctgaagaagaaggagaaaactGATAACATAATCaag aaaacaaaacagaatCGTCAGAAGAAGAAACAGAACAAGGAAGACAAGAATTCTGATCCAAACAGGCCTAAGAGGCCTCCATCATCGTTCATCCTATTCGG CAAAGAAGCAAGGAAAACTTTACAAGATGAAAGACCAGGAATCAACACATCAACCCTTAGTGCACTTGTCTCGTTGAAGTGGAAG GAACTGAGTGAGGAAGATAGGCAATTCTGGAATAGCCAAGCATCTGATGCAATGGACGCGTACAAGAAGGAGATGGAGGAATACAACAAATCTCTTTCTGCAGTTGCAAACCAGGAGCTGAAAACTGAAGAataa
- the LOC114178248 gene encoding COP1-interactive protein 1-like, which produces MVKHRLRDSIKSLFGSHIDPNKEELHVAKADIEDKVKEILKLIKDDNLEEDGTPVQLSKREPLVELIEDFHNQYQSLHAQYDNLTAELRKRIKGKRENGSSSSSSDSDSGSDYSSKDKGNKNGQLENEFQKTIDGLKQELEGVHAEVAELNRKLTISHEENAELSKQVDIAGKKEAELSQRLEELKIEKDSLIMDKETALQQIEEEKKITNGLKTLVDQLKDEKLALGKELEAVTGELSVLKQQLEHGEQKMTGISHNLEVAEEENKSLKEQLSQASNEVQLAQSRIQEFVAESSQLKEKLDESGREINAFTQMHEGFQKESSNRIGELEAQVTNLELELESLKNQKRDLEVQMKSSNTEARELGEHNSGLQNQISQLELKSKEREEELSAMVKKLEDNENESSLKISDLTSQINKLLTDIGTLHTQKNELEEEIIFKSNEASTQVENITNEANALKQEVTSLQHQKSDLEAQLEEKVHENSKNMIEMQTLKEEIDRKILEQERLLEDRENLAMQLKTLESEMNTIQNKNSEAEEQIRTKSHEISHMKQEMLELHEKIAEIEKISTDRESNLLILRDKFISTEQAVSAQIMASSEQIKNLEHDLASLQKEKQELEQQCEKLKLEVDSMQNQKSEVEEQMRTKNHENSGLREEVLGLQGTLAVLEKALAEKETELSSLQEKLHEKESEASGQITGFIAQIDNLKHDVVSLQNEKREVEQQCVNLKMELDSAQNQKVEVEEQLRTKDQEYTELREEKYGLQGTITALQKTLADKEAELSSLQEKLHEKESEASGQITALTVQIENLKHDLVSLQNEKQEVEQQCEKLKVELDSSQNQKGEVEEQIRAKDHVNTELKEEISGLQGTITALEKRLAEKESDLSILQENLHQKESEASAQISAFIVQIDDLKHNLVSLQNEKQELEHQCEKMKMEVDSTQNQKDEVEEQIRAKDHENTELREEILGLQGTIAALEKTLAEKESELSTLQQKLDEKESEASGQVTAFTAQIDDLQKDLLSLQKTKEELELQHEKISQEHAESLVMVENEKNDISSRSMDLTRTLEEREDSYQRLNEEYKQIDGLFQECVVKLEVAEKKIEEMAAEFHERIELKDQKVADLEHTIEDLRRDLEEKGDEISTLLENVRMLEVKLRLSNQKLRVTEQLLSEKEESFRKTEEKFQQDQRALEDRIAILSAIITANKEAFDGIASNVRECVNSVMTGIEIVSCRVSDDCKNYEDCVSNISRELEIAKGHVRDMNKEKEQLKRDKSQLLEQLQVKNEEEVALRKTVEKLEAKSSKEESEKMNLTTTVEQLKKTVSGLEKMMKEKEDGMLDLGEEKREVIRQLCLWIDYHRSRYDYLKDILSKTRGGQRAA; this is translated from the exons ATCGCCTTAGAGACTCTATCAAATCTTTGTTTGGAAGTCATATTGACCCTAATAAAGAAGAGCTCCACGTAGCTAAAGCag ATATTGAAGACAAAGTGAAAGAAATATTGAAACTTATTAAagatgacaaccttgaagaggATGGTACCCCAGTGCAACTTTCCAAGAGAGAACCACTTGTTGAACTGATTGAAGATTTCCACAATCAATACCAATCACTGCATGCGCAATATGATAATCTAACTGCTGAGTTAAGGAAAAGGATCAAGGGCAAGCGAGAAAATGGGAGTTCTTCATCCAGCTCGGACTCAGATTCAGGTTCAGATTATTCTTCAAAGGACAAAGGCAACAAAAACGGACAACTGGAAAATGAATTTCAAAAGACAATCGATGGCTTAAAGCAAGAGCTTGAAGGGGTGCATGCAGAAGTGGCTGAATTAAATCGGAAGTTGACAATTTCACATGAAGAGAATGCTGAACTAAGTAAACAAGTGGATATTGCTGGCAAAAAAGAAGCTGAACTGAGTCAAAGATTGGAAGAGttgaagatagaaaaagatAGTTTGATCATGGACAAGGAGACAGCTCTCCAACAGAttgaggaggagaagaagattACTAATGGCCTCAAAACCCTTGTTGATCAACTGAAAGATGAGAAATTAGCTCTTGGCAAAGAATTAGAGGCAGTTACGGGTGAACTTTCCGTTCTCAAACAGCAGTTGGAACACGGAGAACAGAAAATGACAGGTATAAGCCACAATCTGGAAGTTGCTGAGGAAGAAAACAAATCTTTAAAAGAGCAACTTTCACAGGCTTCAAATGAGGTTCAGCTGGCTCAGAGTAGAATACAAGAATTTGTAGCTGAATCAAGTCAGTTAAAAGAGAAACTTGATGAGAGTGGAAGGGAAATTAATGCCTTTACTCAGATGCATGAAGGTTTTCAGAAAGAATCCTCAAATCGTATTGGGGAACTTGAGGCACAGGTCACCAACCTGGAGTTGGAGTTAGAATCACTGAAAAACCAGAAAAGAGATCTAGAAGTACAAATGAAGAGCAGCAACACTGAAGCAAGGGAGCTAGGAGAGCACAATTCAGGCCTACAAAACCAAATATCACAACTCGAGTTGAAGTccaaagaaagagaagaagagcTATCTGCTATGGTGAAGAAACTTGAAGATAATGAGAATGAGTCATCTTTGAAAATTTCAGATTTAACATCTCAGATAAACAAGCTGCTAACTGATATTGGGACACTACATACTCAAAAAAATGAACTCGAAGAggagataatttttaaaagtaacgAAGCTTCCACTCAAGTGGAAAACATTACAAATGAGGCGAATGCATTAAAGCAAGAAGTGACGTCCCTCCAGCACCAGAAATCTGACTTGGAAGCTCAGTTAGAAGAAAAAGTCCACGAAAATTCCAAGAATATGATTGAAATGCAAACTCTGAAAGAGGAAATTGACAGAAAAATCCTTGAACAAGAGAGACTTCTGGAAGACAGAGAAAATTTAGCCATGCAGCTAAAGACATTGGAATCAGAGATGAACAccattcagaacaaaaacagtGAAGCTGAAGAGCAAATAAGGACTAAAAGCCATGAGATCAGTCACATGAAACAGGAAATGTTGGAGCTACATGAAAAAATAGCAGAAATAGAGAAGATATCAACAGATAGAGAATCAAATTTGTTGATTCTCCGGGATAAGTTTATTAGCACAGAGCAAGCAGTTTCGGCTCAGATAATGGCCTCCAGTGAACAAATTAAGAATCTTGAACATGATTTGGCATCACTGCAGAAAGAGAAACAGGAATTAGAACAGCAGTGTGAAAAGCTGAAGTTGGAGGTGGATTCTATGCAGAACCAAAAGAGTGAAGTTGAAGAACAAATGAGAACTAAAAACCATGAGAACTCTGGACTACGAGAAGAAGTTTTGGGATTGCAGGGAACACTAGCTGTGCTGGAGAAGGCATTAGCTGAGAAAGAGACAGAGCTTTCCAGTTTACAGGAAAAGCTTCATGAAAAAGAGAGCGAGGCTTCAGGTCAAATAACTGGCTTCATAGCCCAGATTGATAATCTAAAACATGATGTGGTGTCCCTTCAGAATGAGAAACGGGAAGTAGAACAGCAGTGTGTAAATCTGAAGATGGAGCTGGATTCCGCACAAAACCAGAAAGTTGAAGTTGAAGAGCAGTTGAGAACTAAAGACCAAGAGTACACGGAACTGAGAGAGGAAAAATATGGATTGCAGGGTACAATTACTGCACTACAGAAAACGTTAGCCGATAAAGAGGCAGAGCTATCCAGTTTGCAGGAAAAGCTTCATGAAAAAGAGAGCGAGGCTTCAGGTCAAATAACTGCCTTGACAGTCCAGATTGAAAATCTAAAACATGATTTGGTGTCCTTGCAGAATGAGAAACAGGAAGTAGAACAGCAGTGTGAAAAACTGAAGGTGGAGCTGGATTCCTCTCAAAACCAGAAGGGTGAAGTTGAAGAGCAGATAAGAGCTAAAGACCATGTGAACACCGAACTGAAAGAGGAAATTTCGGGATTGCAGGGAACAATTACTGCACTGGAGAAAAGATTAGCTGAGAAGGAGTCAGATTTATCCATTTTACAGGAAAATCTTCACCAAAAGGAGAGTGAGGCTTCTGCCCAAATATCTGCCTTCATAGTCCAAATTGATGATCTGAAACATAATTTGGTGTCCCTACAGAATGAGAAACAAGAATTAGAACATCAGTGTGAAAAGATGAAGATGGAGGTGGATTCCACACAAAACCAGAAGGATGAAGTTGAAGAGCAAATCAGAGCTAAAGACCATGAGAACACTGAACTGAGAGAGGAAATTCTGGGTTTGCAGGGAACGATTGCTGCACTGGAGAAAACATTAGCTGAGAAAGAGTCAGAGTTGTCCACTTTACAGCAAAAGCTTGACGAAAAAGAGAGTGAGGCTTCCGGACAAGTAACTGCCTTCACGGCCCAAATTGATGATCTGCAGAAAGACTTACTTTCCTtacagaaaacaaaagaagaattgGAGCTCCAGCATGAAAAAATTAGTCAAGAACATGCAGAAAGCCTTGTAATGGTAGAGAATGAAAAGAATGACATATCAAGCAGGTCTATGGATCTTACGAGAACACTAGAAGAGCGAGAAGACTCATATCAGAGGTTAAATGAAGAATATAAACAAATTGATGGTTTGTTTCAGGAATGCGTTGTCAAGCTTGAAGTTGCAGagaagaaaattgaagaaatggCAGCAGAGTTTCACGAACGCATTGAGTTGAAAGATCAGAAGGTAGCTGATTTGGAACATACAATAGAAGACCTAAGAAGAGACCTAGAAGAGAAAGGAGATGAAATCAGTACTTTGCTTGAGAATGTTCGGATGCTTGAGGTTAAGCTTCGTCTGTCAAACCAGAAGCTTCGGGTCACAGAACAATTGTTGAGTGAGAAAGAAGAAAGCTTTAGGAAGACTGAGGAAAAGTTTCAGCAAGATCAGAGAGCACTTGAAGACAGAATTGCTATTTTATCAGCAATAATAACTGCCAACAAGGAAGCTTTCGATGGAATTGCCTCTAATGTCAGAGAGTGTGTGAACAGTGTCATGACTGGCATAGAAATTGTAAGCTGTCGAGTTTCTGATGACTGCAAAAATTACGAGGATTGTGTCTCTAACATTTCACGCGAGCTTGAGATTGCAAAGGGGCATGTGAGGGATATGAATAAGGAAAAAGAGCAGCTAAAGAGAGACAAAAGCCAGTTATTGGAGCAACTGCAAgttaaaaatgaagaagaagtgGCTTTGAGGAAAACAGTTGAGAAGTTAGAGGCAAAGAGTAGCAAGGAGGAATCAGAGAAGATGAATCTGACAACAACTGTAGAACAACTAAAGAAGACAGTTAGTGGGCTGGAGAAAAtgatgaaagagaaagaggacGGTATGTTGGACTTGGGAGAGGAGAAGAGGGAAGTCATCAGGCAGCTGTGTTTGTGGATTGATTATCATCGCAGTCGCTATGACTATCTCAAGGACATTCTATCAAAGACTCGCGGTGGCCAGAGAGCAGCATAA
- the LOC114175997 gene encoding probable GABA transporter 2 has product MTEPPKADIHNRHDEDADAGAAFVLQSKGQWWHAGFHLTTAIVGPTILTLPYAFRGLGWGLGFLGLTTMGVVTFYSYFLMSKVLDYCEKSGRRHIRFRELAADVLGSGWMFYFVIFIQTAINTGVGVGAILLAGECLEIMYSNVSVHGSLKLYHFIAMVTVVMIVLSQLPSFHSLRHINFCSLLFALGYTLLVVVACIHAGTSKNAPPRDYSLEPKKSARAFSAFTSLSILAAIFGNGILPEIQATLAPPATGKMVKGLIMCYTAIFVTFYAAAVSGYWVFGNKSSSNILKSLLPDSGPSLAPTWVLALAIIFVLLQLFAIGLVYSQVAYEIMEKKSADVRQGMFSKRNLIPRIILRTIYMICCGFLAAMLPFFGDINGVVGAIGFIPLDFILPMLLYNMTYKPPKSSLTYWINLSIIVVFTGVGIMGAFSSIRKLVLDANQFKLFSSDVVD; this is encoded by the exons ATGACGGAACCACCAAAAGCCGATATCCATAACCGCCACGACGAGGATGCAGACGCCGGAGCTGCTTTCGTTCTCCAATCCAAAG GTCAGTGGTGGCACGCCGGATTCCACCTAACGACGGCGATCGTAGGACCAACTATTCTGACTCTGCCTTACGCGTTCCGAGGATTAGGGTGGGGACTTGGATTCTTAGGCCTAACGACGATGGGAGTGGTTACCTTCTACTCCTACTTCCTCATGTCCAAAGTTCTCGATTACTGTGAAAAATCTGGTCGCCGACACATCCGTTTCCGAGAGCTAGCCGCTGATGTTTTAG GGTCAGGATggatgttttattttgtaatcttTATTCAAACGGCAATCAACACTGGCGTTGGCGTTGGAGCAATCTTGCTTGCGGGTGAATGCCTTGag ATCATGTACTCCAATGTTTCAGTTCATGGATCCCTCAAATTGTACCACTTTATAGCAATGGTGACAGTGGTGATGATAGTTTTATCTCAGCTTCCTTCTTTCCATTCCCTGCGACACATCAACTTTTGTTCACTACTTTTCGCCCTTGGCTATACCCTCCTCGTGGTTGTTGCCTGTATTCATGCAG GTACGTCAAAAAATGCCCCTCCAAGGGACTATTCTTTAGAACCTAAGAAGTCTGCAAGGGCTTTCAGTGCCTTCACGTCCCTCTCCATACTTGCAGCAATATTTGGGAATGGCATATTACCCGAGATACAA GCAACTCTGGCTCCCCCTGCCACTGGGAAGATGGTAAAAGGCCTTATTATGTGTTACACAGCAATTTTTGTGACTTTCTACGCTGCAGCAGTTTCTGGATATTGGGTGTTTGGAAACAAATCCAGCTCAAACATTTTAAAGAGTCTGCTACCAGATAGTGGACCTTCTTTGGCCCCAACCTGGGTTCTTGCACTTGCAATCATCTTTGTTCTTCTTCAGCTCTTTGCCATTGGCCTC GTTTATTCTCAAGTTGCTTATGAGATAATGGAGAAGAAATCAGCTGATGTGAGGCAGGGGATGTTTTCCAAAAGAAACCTCATTCCTCGGATCATTCTCAGAACAATTTACATGATATGCTGTGGGTTTTTGGCAGCCATGTTGCCGTTTTTTGGAGACATCAATGGTGTGGTTGGTGCTATTGGTTTCATCCCTTTGGATTTCATTCTGCCAATGCTTCTGTACAACATGACATACAAGCCTCCAAAATCATCCTTAACTTACTGGATCAACCTCTCAATTATAGTGGTGTTCACGGGTGTTGGAATCATGGGTGCATTCTCTTCCATAAGGAAATTGGTTCTTGATGCCAACCAGTTTAAGCTATTCAGCAGTGATGTTGTGGATTGA
- the LOC114179188 gene encoding protein trichome birefringence-like 23: MRTDYLKQNLPFPHRNIFLKLLLTLFFVGLAFRILFFHSLSSQISPVLESPFPQKDILSQPHDPPRTEALSQPVSEPPPVVEHVPEPPPDLGRVPEPPPVLEFVSETEDQLSPTESEQCDYFNGDWVRNPSGPAYTNESCDLIEPPQNCLKNGRPDREFLYWRWAPRHCDLPQLDPKKFLNIMRNKAWALIGDSISRNHVQSLLCILSQVEQPVLVYHDEEYKSKSWNFPSYNFRISVIWSPFLVEAAIFEDINGVSSSEVELHLDKLDSKWTDQYQDFDYIIISTGKWFLKSAIYYENDTILGCHSCPKRNLTELGFNFAYRKALKSVMNFVVSSDHKGMVFFRTFTADHFENGEWFSGGTCNRTAPVKEGEMERKYLNQMLRDIELDEVGKAASEASKTGVKFKVVDFSALSQLRPDGHPGPYRQFQPFAKNKKAQVQNDCLHWCLPGPIDTWNDIIMEMIVKG, translated from the exons atgagAACCGATTATTTGAAGCAGAACCTTCCCTTCCCCCACAGAAACATCTTCCTCAAGTTGCTCCTCACCCTCTTCTTCGTAGGCCTCGCTTTCCGTATTCTCTTCTTCCACTCCCTCTCCTCGCAGATTTCCCCTGTTCTCGAATCCCCATTTCCTCAAAAAGACATCTTATCACAGCCCCACGATCCTCCTCGCACTGAAGCTCTCTCACAACCAGTTTCCGAACCTCCACCTGTCGTGGAACATGTTCCCGAACCTCCACCTGACCTGGGACGTGTTCCCGAGCCTCCACCTGTTCTAGAATTCGTTTCCGAAACTGAAGATCAGCTTTCTCCCACAGAATCAG AACAATGTGATTACTTTAATGGGGATTGGGTCCGGAATCCGTCTGGTCCAGCTTACACCAATGAAAGCTGCGACCTTATTGAACCTCCTCAAAATTGCTTGAAGAATGGAAGACCCGACAGAGAGTTTCTGTATTGGAGGTGGGCTCCTAGACACTGTGATTTGCCTCAGCTTGATCCAAAGAAGTTTCTCAACATTATGCGGAACAAAGCCTGGGCACTCATTGGTGATTCCATTTCCCGCAACCATGTTCAATCCCTGCTTTGCATTCTCTCCCAG GTGGAACAACCTGTCTTAGTCTACCATGATGAGGAATACAAGAGCAAAAGCTGGAACTTTCCCTCGTACAACTTCCGTATATCAGTGATTTGGTCTCCATTTCTTGTGGAAGCTGCTATATTTGAAGACATAAATGGAGTTTCGAGTTCTGAAGTGGAGTTACATCTTGACAAACTGGACAGTAAATGGACGGATCAATACCAGGACTTCGATTACATCATTATTTCAACAGGGAAATGGTTTCTGAAATCTGCAATCTACTATGAGAATGACACCATCTTAGGTTGCCACTCCTGTCCCAAGAGGAACCTGACAGAGCTGGGATTTAACTTCGCATACCGCAAAGCCTTGAAATCTGTGATGAACTTCGTAGTTTCTTCAGATCACAAAGGGATGGTTTTTTTCAGGACATTCACAGCGGATCATTTTGAAAACGGGGAGTGGTTTAGTGGGGGAACTTGCAATAGAACAGCACCGGTCAAAGAAGGTGAGATGGAAAGAAAATATCTGAATCAGATGCTTCGTGACATAGAGTTAGATGAGGTTGGAAAAGCAGCATCTGAAGCTTCAAAAACTGGTGTGAAGTTTAAGGTTGTTGATTTTTCTGCACTCTCACAATTGAGACCTGATGGCCATCCTGGTCCATATAGGCAATTTCAACCATTTGCAAAGAACAAAAAAGCTCAAGTTCAGAATGATTGTCTGCATTGGTGCTTACCTGGTCCAATAGACACTTGGAATGATATAATAATGGAGATGATTGTGAAGGggtga